The Anaeromicrobium sediminis genome includes the window GAACGCATAATGTAGATAATCGTCAGCTGATTATTCCACCTAACGTTCAACTATGTTGCGACGTTCCACATGGTTTTCGTGGAATGTCTGAAAATAGTATGTTATCTGCAGTAGCTCCCGAAGTAGTACTCTATAACCCGCCTCTCACTAAGTAACTCTATAATACTACGCAATGTCAGAAAGATACAACAAAACTAATTATAAAATTATGTTACATCAAATCTACAAATTGAAATTTAACTATTTCATTCTTTTAAGTGTTTCATCCAGTGAAATACATTCTGCATATCTACAATTCCACATAAACTCATTGTAGTATTTGTAACTTTGCTCTGAAGACATAAACTTATTATTAACTGTTGTATTTGCATACGCTGGAACTATAATATTAAATCCATGTTCATATCCACATTTTATAGTAGCATCAATACAATAATCTGTTTGAAGCCCTACAATAATTATATCTTTTTCACCTTTATCTATTAAATGTTCTAATAAACCAGTCCCTTTAAAAGCACTATTAACCTCTTTATCAAATATTTTTTCTTCACTCATTGGTTGAAATTTTTCATATATTTCAAATCCATCAGTTCCTTTTGTTAATTTACTTCCTATACCATCATCATGACGTACATATATTACTTCAATATTATTTGCCCTCGCCTCATGTATTATTTTTTTAACATTAGATACAAATATATCAAATTTATATAAATTTTCGTTTGTTATTAATTTTTGTGTATCAACCACTAATAAAACCATTTTTCTCTCTCCTTCCAATTACTATTTATTAAGTTATTTTACATCTTTTATATGTCCAATTGTTCTACTATTGTATTATATATTTTTTGTTTTCTTTTTAATATCTTGCTATTGTAGATAACTACTCATTTCACGAACCAGTTTCGCTTTTTATCCATATGTGGTGGTGTTTGCGTACTGATTCGGGAATATTGGCTTATCTTTAAACCACAAGCTTTTATATTCAAGAATACTACCATTTTATACCAAAATTAATTTTAATTCAATCTATTATATCTTTGAAGTGTTTAGCCAAAAACCTTACTATCTAAAATGCTAGATACTTCTTCTTGGTCTTCTTTAAATAAATGCGTATATATATATAATGTAGTTGATATATTGATGTGTCCAAGTCTTTCTTGCATGACTTTAGTCTTTACTCATGCTTTATACATAATATTAGCATTTGTATGTCTCAAATCATGAAACCTTATATTCTTAACTTCTTTTCTTTCTCTAAGTTCCGTATATCTACGAGCAAATGAACTTGGATTAAATCTCTCACCGTTTCGACTCAATACGACATAGTCATGTTCATTAGCTTGTTGTTTTTCTTTTTCTTCCTTTAATATGGACAATAATGAATCTGATACTAAAAGTATTCTATTAGACTTCTCTGCCTTAACCGTATCCACTTTAACTTTTCTATTAGCACATACTAAAGATTTATTAATCACTAATATTAAGTTAATCAAATGTAATTTAAATTTTATTTGTGATGCCTAAATTTTCCATAGTTACTTCTGTATATCCAAATACAATTGTGACTACAGGTGATATATAGCATAGTATTGCATAAATCCCATATTCTGACACTGTAATCCCTGTAATAGTTGTAATAATAATTGCTGTTATGTTCCAGGGGATTAATGGAGGTATTGAAACTCCCGTATCAATAATTGTTCTTGCTAAAATTGGCTTATCTATTTTCATCGCATCATACTTTTTTTGTAGTACCTTTCCAAGTAATATTATTCCTACAGTTTGGTCGGTAGTAATAAAAGTCAAGATTGCACTCAAAAATGAAGTCTGTCTAATTAATAATCCAGTAGTTTTAATTTTGTTTAGCATATCTTTAATAAGTGGGTAAATAATGTTACACCCTTCAAATAGACTACTTAAAATTACAGCACCAATAATGATTAAGCATATTTCTATCATTGAAAAGATACCACCACCTGACAATATTTCATTTAGTCCATTCATACCCGTTGTGGCTTCATATCCGTAGAAAATTGATTTCATTAGAGAAAGAAAGCTCATTTTTTGAGAAAATATACTAATCATACTACCCAATATTAAGCCAAGACTTAGGTTAGATATAGTATTAGAACCTAATAAGGATAGAAAGATAACTGCTATTGGTAATAACAGTAGTAGTGGAGAAGTATAGAATGAACGAGCAATATTTTCTTGATAGCTGTTTACTACTATAGGACTTATGTTAGCTATAAATTTTTCTCCTAACAAATAATAAATAACAAAACAAATAACAATTATTGGAATCAAGGTTTTGGATATAGTGCCTAAGGATTCCTTATATTTAACACCAGTTGTTTTCATTGTCAGGTTCAAAAGACCAGATACAGGGGAAATTTTATCTGCAACAAAAGAACCAGAGATTATGGCTCCTAATAATACAGGTTCAGGTATTAAAGCTCCTTTTCCCATTCCCAATAGTGCTATTCCTACTGTACTTAGTGTCCCTAATGGTGTACCCATCACAATAGAAGTAATGGTAGATATGATAAAACAAATTAGCAAATAATTAGTACCATCAATAAATTTTAATCCATAATATATCATTGTTGCTATAATCCCCGAAGACATCCAAACGGAAATTACTGCACCTATAATTAGTATAATAGATATGATTGTGCTACACTCTTTTAAACCCTCAAACCCTATATTTAATAAAAGACCCAGTTTAAATCCTTTTGTTACTAATAGACCTATAGTTAGTAATATAGAAAACAAGAATCCATAGAGTAGCGATAATTTTAAAAATATACATGACATTATAGATAACATACTTGAAATTACTACTATATATCTAAAGTTATTCGATATAGAATCATTCATGATTATCCCTCCAAATAAGTTATTAGTTTTGTTAACAAATAAAAAAACCACACAGGTAGAGTGTACCTGTATGGGTATAAAATTTCAGAACTTACATTTCCCATCACCACAGATACACTCGCCTACAAATACTCATAGACTTGTATCTATGGGGATATATTCCCATAAAACAAGCCTTTAATGGTGGTGCTGATGATGGATTAACATTGCTCTAAGCACAACTGTAAAACTCATAATAAAGTCTCCTTTATATATTTTCTGAATATTCTAACACATTTTTATTCTTAAGTCAATGTTCTTAGAATGTATTATATGTGAACTTGTACCCTTCCACTCTTTTGAACTTCTGGAACACACACGTACTCTAATACATTCTTATTTACATTGTATAGGCTATAAGACAAACGTTTATTAAAGAGAGTAAAGCAAGCATTAGCCTCCTTTAAATCCGTTATATGTTCAGCAAAAGTTAATGTTAAAAACTTGGGTAGTTCTTCATTTCCTAAGTAGTCTAAATGACTATTATCCTATTTAAAATTGAAATAACTTACCGAAAACTCACTTACACAACTTTTTAATCTCCTATAAATTGAAGAATTTAATAATTACCCTTGACCTGACTATAGCTTTATACTTTACACTCTTCTGTAAAAGGAGTGATTGTATGTCAAATGATCAAAGAAGAATAGTAAGGACTTATCAACAGACTCTACACGGAGATAGAAAGAAAATCTTTTCACTGTTGTGTCCTGTTCGTGAAAAAGAATGGTTACAGGGATGGAATTATGATATGGTATACTCCAAGAGTGGCTATGCTGAAAAAGGGTGTGTATTTCAGACAAATAATGAATTTGGAAGTTTTCAATGGGTAATGACCAAGTATGATATTGAGAAATTTGAAATTCAGTTTGTAAAATTCATTCAGAATAAAATGGTGGTAATGATAGATATTGATTTGATAGATGGAGAGGCAGACTCAGTTTACTGTAACATTCAGTATACATTTACTGCACTAAATGATGAAGTCATAAATAATATGCATGAAGAAAATAAAACCGAACACTTTAATAAACATATGAAGTTATGGGAGGATTCATTAAATTATTTCCTAAAAACTAGGAAGATGTTTGTATATTAAAAAATTCTAGAGAGGGGGTGAGGGCTTATGTACACGATCAGAGATTTGGTTCAAGAGTTCAAGCTTTCAAGAAGTACCATCCTTTATTATGATAAGTTAGGACTTCTTAAGCCCTCTGAGAGAGCAGAAAATAACTATAGACTTTATAGTGATGAGGATTTGGAAAAACTAAGGAATATTGTCATGTATCGAGAAGCAGGTATTTCTTTAAAGGAAATCTCAAAACTTTTAAATATTGACAAAACGCAAGTCTCTGACATATTAATCCATCGATTGAAACGGATTCAAAATAATATATCAGCCCTTAAGAAGCAGGAAAAGATGGCACTTGAATTCTTAAAGGAGGAAGTCTTAATAAGCAATAAGGCACTGTTTGATAATCACACATGGACAGAGCTATTGTCGAGTTTGGGCTTTAATGAAGAGGACTTAATCCTTTGGCATCAGGAGTTCGAAAAGAATTCACCAGAGGACCATGAAGCGTTTTTGAAAGCTATTGGTATGAGTAATACCCATATTAAGAAACTTAGGATGCAGCTTATTAAGTAATACTAAATTCACAGTAAAAAAATAATGGCGGTAATCTTCCCAACATTATTTTTTATTCTTTTTGGTGGGTAAGAAATATATGTTACTAGAGTTATTTTTACCAGTTATTTATCATATTGTGGCTGGTTTGTTATAAAATTGATTTTGGATATTTGATTAAATAAAGAATAACCTTGTTGGTTTTTCTCTATTTAATCTCTCTATTTATATTATTTAAAGTTAAAACAACTTATTAAAAACCCACTAACATATGTTAGTGGGCACTGACCCTATTCATCATTTTTCTCGATTCAACCAAGCTTTTTTGTATTAAGCAAAGTATCTATTATTTCTAAATTAAAGTTCTTCGTTTATTTATTATCTAATCAAATGCAACCTATCCATATTTTATAAGTGATAATCCATT containing:
- a CDS encoding cysteine hydrolase family protein translates to MVLLVVDTQKLITNENLYKFDIFVSNVKKIIHEARANNIEVIYVRHDDGIGSKLTKGTDGFEIYEKFQPMSEEKIFDKEVNSAFKGTGLLEHLIDKGEKDIIIVGLQTDYCIDATIKCGYEHGFNIIVPAYANTTVNNKFMSSEQSYKYYNEFMWNCRYAECISLDETLKRMK
- a CDS encoding tyrosine-type recombinase/integrase gives rise to the protein MINLILVINKSLVCANRKVKVDTVKAEKSNRILLVSDSLLSILKEEKEKQQANEHDYVVLSRNGERFNPSSFARRYTELRERKEVKNIRFHDLRHTNANIMYKA
- a CDS encoding Na+/H+ antiporter NhaC family protein, with protein sequence MNDSISNNFRYIVVISSMLSIMSCIFLKLSLLYGFLFSILLTIGLLVTKGFKLGLLLNIGFEGLKECSTIISIILIIGAVISVWMSSGIIATMIYYGLKFIDGTNYLLICFIISTITSIVMGTPLGTLSTVGIALLGMGKGALIPEPVLLGAIISGSFVADKISPVSGLLNLTMKTTGVKYKESLGTISKTLIPIIVICFVIYYLLGEKFIANISPIVVNSYQENIARSFYTSPLLLLLPIAVIFLSLLGSNTISNLSLGLILGSMISIFSQKMSFLSLMKSIFYGYEATTGMNGLNEILSGGGIFSMIEICLIIIGAVILSSLFEGCNIIYPLIKDMLNKIKTTGLLIRQTSFLSAILTFITTDQTVGIILLGKVLQKKYDAMKIDKPILARTIIDTGVSIPPLIPWNITAIIITTITGITVSEYGIYAILCYISPVVTIVFGYTEVTMENLGITNKI
- a CDS encoding MerR family transcriptional regulator, giving the protein MYTIRDLVQEFKLSRSTILYYDKLGLLKPSERAENNYRLYSDEDLEKLRNIVMYREAGISLKEISKLLNIDKTQVSDILIHRLKRIQNNISALKKQEKMALEFLKEEVLISNKALFDNHTWTELLSSLGFNEEDLILWHQEFEKNSPEDHEAFLKAIGMSNTHIKKLRMQLIK